In Bacteroides cellulosilyticus, the genomic stretch AGCGAAGAACCGGCTGACATACAAGAGTATGCACTGGTAGACGCTTTCACCGGACAAACTGTCCGCACCTTCACCTCCACCAAAGCAACCGGAAAGATGGGCCTCATGAAAAGTACCTATCGTCTGAATTTCAGCGACTTCAATCAGCCGGGAACTTACTACCTGAAAGCAGGCAAAGCTGTTTCTCCCAATTTCCCCATCAACAACCACGTGTACAACGGCACCGCCGACTTCCTGCTGAACTACATGCGCCAGCAGCGTTGCGGCTACAACCCTTTCCTGAAAGACAGTTGCCATGTGCACGACGGCTATATCCTGTATCACCCCACCAAGACAGGACAGCACATCGACGTCCGCGGTGGCTGGCACGATGCCACCGACTATCTGCAATACACCACTACTTCCGCAAATACCATCTACCAGATGATGTTTGCCTATCAGGAAAACCCGGAAGCTTTCGGTGACTTCTACGATGCAGCCGGACTGCCAGGCGCCAACGGTATCCCCGACATCGTAGACGAAATAAAGTGGGGTCTCGACTGGCTGAACCGCATGAACCCGGCCCCCGGCGAATTGTACAACCAGATTGCTGACGACCGCGACCATGCCGGTATGCGTCTGCCCAACAAAGACGAGGTGGATTACGGTTACGGTCCGGGCAAGGGACGCCCCGTTTATTTCTGTAGCGGCGAGCCTCAGGTGCGCGGTCAGTTCATGAACGCAACCACGGGTGTAGCCAGCACAGCAGGCAAGTTTGCTTCCTGCTTCGCTCTCGGTGCCCGTCTTCTGAAAGATTTCTATCCTGAATTTGCTGCCGAAATCGGTGCAAAGGCCGATGCTGCCTATCAGGAAGGCGTAAAGAAACCGGGTGCTTGCCAGACGGCATCTGTCAAATCTCCCTATATCTACGAAGAAGATAACTGGGTGGATGATATGGAACTCGGTGCTATGGAACTTTTCAAAAGCACCGGAGACTTGAAATATCTGGAACAAGCCGTTGAATACGGACGCCGCGAACCCGTTACCCCGTGGATGGGCGCCGACAGTGCACGCCATTATCAATGGTATCCGTTTATGAACATGGGGCACTATCACCTGGCAACCGTAAACAATGACCGTCTCAGTAAAGAATTTATCCGCAATATGCGTGCAGGCATCGTTCGTACTTACGAAAAAGCTGTCGAAAGCCCCTTTATGCACGGTATCCCCTATACTTGGTGTTCAAACAATCTGACTACTGCCATGCTGACGCAATGCCGTCTATATCGTGAAACAACAGGTGACGACAGTTACAAGGAAATGGAAGCCGCCATGCTCGACTGGCTATTCGGTTGTAACCCCTGGGGCACCAGTATGATTGTGGAACTTCCTCTTTACGGAGATTATCCCTCCCAACCGCACTCTTCCCTACTCAATGCAGGTGTAGGCAATACCACAGGTGGCGTAGTGGACGGTCCCGTTTACCGTACCATCTTCGAAAGCCTGCGTGGAGTAAATATGACGGGTATTCCCGGCACTCCCGGTCAGGATTACGAACGTTTCCAGCCCGACCTGATGGTTTATCATGATGCCATCCACGATTACTCCACGAATGAACCGACCATGGACGGAACTGCTTGTCTCACTTATTATCTCTCTGCCATGCAGAAAGAGGGTATGAAGCAAGCAGGCATCCAGAGCGACAAGAATGTATACGTGAACGGAGGTATCATCCGTACCGACCCGTCAAAGAAACAAATAACCCTCGTTTTCACTGCCGCTGATAAAGCCGACGGCGCAGATGCTATCATCAGTACGCTGAAAAAGCATGGCATCAAAGGCGGTTTCTTCTTCACCGGTGAATTTTATGAGCTGTATCCTGATGTGGTAAAGCGCCTGCGTGCAGAAGGTCATCTGGTAGGCAGTCACAGTTACGGACATTTATTGTATATGCCGTGGGAAAACCGTGACTCACTGTTAGTGACTCGCGAGGAGTTTGAACAGGATATGCTGAAAAGTTACGAAGGTCTGCTCAAAGCAGGCATCGAGTATAAAGACGCTCCTGTCTATATCCCGCCCTACGAATATTATAATAAGGAAATTGCCGCATGGGCAAAGAATATGGGTATACAACTTATCAATTATACACCCGGCACGATGAGCAATGCGGACTATACCACTCCAGACATGGGTGCCAAATACCGTAGCAGTAAGTTCATCTATGACAAAATCATGGAGGTAGAGAAAAAAGAAGGATTAAACGGACACCTGATGTTGATACACTTCGGTACAGACGACCGCCGTACAGATAAGTTCTACAATGGTTATCTGGACAAAATGATTAAAACGCTGAAACGGAAAGGTTATACTTTCGTACCTGTCCTTGAAGCAACAGGAATATAGTTCATACCCATAGTTATTATAAAAAGGTTAGTTAAAGGTTATCATGCAAAGGTATTTAAGGTAATATTCAATCGGTTTGTTTTCAGTAGACTTTTTCCCACCCCCAAGGGAAAAAGTCGCAAACCAAAGCTCCATGCCTGCGAAGGTCCGGAGCTTTTTCTATTGTCAGATTTAAATAAATGCGTGATAACGAAGAATCAGAAACTATCCTTCACTGCCTGCAACAAAGACAGAATATCTTCTTCTGTCGTATCAAAAGAGGTCACAAAACGAATTTCATTTTCAGCTTCATTCCAGAAATAAAAGAAATAAGACTTCATCAATCTATCAATAACCGGACGAGGCATAGTCAGGAACAACTGATTACTCTCCATCTTTTGTGTGAATTGTACATCCGGCAATGTTTGCAACCCTTCATATAGTTTACGTGCCATCGCATTGGCATGTGCAGCATTCTTTTTCCACAAATCATCTGTAAGATACGCTGTGAACTGACAAGAAAGGTAACGCAATTTAGAAGCTAACTGAGCCGATTGTTTCCGTACATAGAGCGCTTCCTTTTTCAGGTCCGGATTGAAGATTATTACACTTTCACCTAACATCAATCCATTCTTCGTTCCACCGAAACTAAGAATATCAATGCCACAATCCACTGTCAGTTCCTTGAAACTGAGATTCAACGCAACACAAGCATTCGCTAAACGTGCCCCATCCATATGCACATACATACCATATTCATGCGCCAGGGTAGTCAGCGCTTTCAATTCTTCCGGAGTATAGACAGTACCTAATTCCGAACATTGAGAAATATAAATAGCACCCGGTTGAGAATGATGCTGTTCCCCGAAGTTCTTCAGATAAGGACGTATCAACTCCGGCGTCAGTTTACCATCCGGCGTTGCAATAGGACGTATCTGGCATCCTGTCATACGGGCAGGTGCACCACATTCATCTACGTAAATATGTGCAGTCTCCGCACAAAGAATTAAATTATAAGGGCGGGTAGCCAACTGCAAAGCTACTGCATTACTTCCTGTTCCATTGAAGACAAACAGTGGCTCACAATCAGGCGAAAATGTCTCTTTGATTTTGCGAACGGCTTCCTTAGTCCAAGGATCGTCACCGTAGCCAACTGCGTGATTTTGGTTTGCCCGGTTCAGCGCCTCCATCACCAATGGATGTACACCGGAATTGTTGTCTGAAGCAAAACTTCTCATAGTTATATTGATTTTATCGATAAATAGTTATAGCGTATAAATAATCCTTTAGCTCTAAAGGATATGCAAAGGAACGAAATAATTCGTTAGTAGAAAAAAAGAAGCGTGGATTTTACAATCCACGCTTTCGTTTAGGTTTTCAATCGGTTTTTTCGTTCTTACCCGATATAAACATTCACGCCCAAAAAAATGTAGAGCTCTCCGTCCTCCTGGTGCAATACGATCTTGTCTTCACAAGCTAACCATCCCAGGGCCGCTCCCAGTTCTTTGTCCTTCAGCCCGGACTTTCTCTTCAAAGTCCCATAGTCCCACTTGGCATAATTGCTAAGCAACCTCCAAATTTTGCCTGCGTTCAGGCCGATGTCGCTTTTGTTCATCTCTTTTCGTCATTAAAAAGGTTAAATAATTGATTGGTGATTTGTTTAGGTTATCCTATTATCAGCCTAAAGGTATCACTTTTTATTTATAAAACATAAAAAACGAACAAAAGATATTCTTTTTAATCAAAATTGTAACAGTTTCGTAATAATATACAGGTAATATAAGAAAAAACAGGCCAAAAAAGAGAAAAAAAGACCACAGCACCTTCAGAGAGATGCTGTGGTCATTTATTATAATTATGAATTCAGGGAAAAACGGGTATTACATCATTCCACCCATACCGCCCATGCCGGGAGCACCCATTGGCATTTCAGGTTTGTCTTCCTTCTTCTCAACGATTACACATTCAGTAGTCAGGAACATACCTGCAATAGAGGCAGCGTTTTCCAAAGCTACGCGAGCTACTTTTGCAGGATCAACTACACCGGCAGCATGCAGATTTTCATATACATCAGTACGAGCATTGTAACCGTAGTCACCTTTACCTTCGCGTACTTTCTGTACAACTACAGCACCTTCTTTACCTGCATTGGCAACAATCTGACGCAACGGCTCTTCAATAGCACGTTTAATAATGTCAACACCTGTAGTCTCATCAATGTTATCACCTTTGAAACCTTCCAATGCATCGAGTGCACGGATGTAAGCTACACCACCACCCGGTACGATACCTTCTTCAATAGCAGCACGTGTTGCACGTAAAGCATCGTCTACACGATCTTTCTTCTCCTTCATTTCAACTTCAGAAGCAGCACCTACGTAAAGAACAGCAACACCACCAGACAATTTAGCCAGACGTTCTTGCAATTTTTCTTTGTCATAATCAGATTTAGTAGCAGCAATCTGAGCTTTGATCTGTTCGCAACGTTCCTTGATATTTTGTTTGTCACCGGCACCGTTTACGATGGTAGTGTTATCTTTAGAAACTGTGATCTTATCAGCAGTACCCAACATTTCGATGGTAGCTTGTTCCAGTTTCAGACCCTTTTCCTCGCTGATCACTACACCACCAGTCAATACGGCGATATCTTCCAGCATTTCTTTACGACGGTCACCGAAGCCCGGAGCTTTCACAGCACAAATCTTCAACTGAGAACGCAGACGGTTTACAACCAACGTAGTCAAAGCTTCACTGTCCACATCTTCTGCGATTACCAACAGAGGACGTCCGGTTTGTACAGCAGGTTCCAAGATAGGCAAGAAATCTTTCAGGTTAGAAATCTTCTTGTCGTAGATCAGGATGTATGGTTTTTCCATTTCGCACTCCATCTTCTCCGTATTAGTAACGAAGTAAGCGGAAAGATAACCACGATCGAACTGCATACCTTCTACCACACCAATAGTAGTATCAGTACCCTTAGCTTCTTCGATAGTAATTACACCGTCTTTAGAAACCTTACGCATAGCATCAGCGATCAACTTACCGATAACCGGATCATTGTTGGCAGATACAGAAGCAACCTGTTCAATCTTATCGTAGTTGTCACCTACTTTTTCAGCTTGTGACTTAATTGAATCAACCACTTTGGCAACAGCCTTGTCAATACCACGTTTGATATCCATAGGACTTGCACCGGCAGTTACGTTCTTCAAACCTTCAGCAACAATAGCCTGTGCCAATACAGTAGCAGTAGTAGTACCGTCACCGGCATCGTCACCAGTCTTGGAAGCTACTTCTTTCACCAACTGTGCACCCGTATTCTGGTATGCATCAGACAGTTCCACTTCCTTAGCTACAGTTACACCGTCTTTCGTGATGTGAGGAGCACCGAATTTCTTTTCGATAATCACATTACGACCTTTAGGGCCGAGAGTTACTTTCACTGCATTTGCCAGTGTATCGATACCTTTTTTCAATTGGTCGCGGGCATCGATATTGAATAATATTTCTTTTGCCATAATGATATTTACAATTTAAATATTTTATAATTACTATATTAACCTAACACAGCGAGTACGTCACTTTGACGCATAATCAGATATTTAGTGCCTTCAACTTCCAGTTCAGTACCGGCATACTTGCCATACAAAACAGTGTCGCCCACCTTCAATACCATCTCTTCATCTTTCGTACCGTGACCAACTGCCACAACTTCACCTTTCAAAGGTTTTTCTTTTGCTGTATCCGGAATAATGATACCGCCAATTGTTTTCTCTTCTGCAGGTGCAGGGAGTATCAGCACTCTGTCTGCCAATGGTTTAATGTTCATAGTTCTTTTGTTTTTTATATGTTATACATTTATTATAGTAATGTCTTGTCTCGTTATTAGTGAGACGCAGAACAAATTGCGAAAATCGTGCCAAACGGTAAAGCGAAATTTCTGTCAGTATAAAAACTGACAAATTGGCATCTCAGCATAACTTTTTCATGCAAGCATGAAAATTATGCTTTCGATTTGCATTATCTTTGCACCCTCAAAAAACGTTTTTAGAACATGAATGCAGTCTGGATTGTTTTGCCTATTCTCACATTATTAATGTTTGAGTTGGGACTAACACTTGAAATTAAAGATTTTAAATTATTTCGTCAACGTCCCTATCCTGTTTTTGCAGGATTGATAGGGCAGATAGTCCTTTTACCAATATTGGCTTTTGCATTGGGTTATCTATTTCATTTGGAACCTCTGTTCTTTATCGGACTTGTGCTCATTGCTTGTTCTCCGGGTGGGAGTTCTTCCAATATATTCTCTATGATAGCCAAAGGTGATGTCGCACTTTCCGTATCACTGACTGCACTCAGCAGTATTATTACTTTGTTTACTATTCCTGTCATTATGGAGTTTGCCACGCAAATTGCAGGAGACAATAGTGGAATAACTATACATTTACCTATCGGCAGCCTCATTATCCAGAATCTACTGCTCATGTTACTTCCTATTGCAATAGGCGTTTTAACCAAACACTTTTGTCCTAAAGCAGCCGAACGGATACACAAAGTATTATCTAAGATAGCCTTCCCTGCCTTGATTTTATTAGCTACTGTTTTCTTCATACAACATCACGAAACGATAGCTGCACAGATCGGCCGATTAGGCTTGTGCATCACACTAATGATATTATTGGCTATGGGTGGAGGATATTTAATCTCCCGGTCAATGAAATTGAACAGGAAAGAACAGCGTACGCTTATCATTGAAATAGGTATGCAAAATGCAGCCCAAAGTATTGCTATTGCAAGTAGCCCGTTTATTTTCAATAATGACATAATTGCCATACCGGCTATAATTTATGCACTGATGATGAATATAATTCTATTAGTATATGTGGGAATAGTGAAGCGGAAATAACACCGTAGCCAGTCATGGTACCCCAAAATCCCCCATACAAGAAGTTAAGACTTTGCATACAAGAAGTTAACTTCTTGTCAACAGGGAGTTAAGTTCTTGTCAACAAGCTGTTGACGACTGATAAATAACAAGACTAAGACAGTTTAGTCAATATCCAAGTCTGTATCACAACTCAATTCAGTCGAATATCCCTGCCAGAAGCTCTTGGTAGAATGTACTAAAGCACTCCCCATCAAGAAAAGGAATATTACGGCTATTAATGTCATCACCATACCAATGGCTGCGTAATACTTCGGTTCTAAAACATCCATAATAGTTATCTTTGTTAGGTTAGTACTACAAAGATAACCAAGATGGATTACAAAGAGCTTACTCTTTTATGAAGTTTTTATTTCTTTAAAGTTTGTATCAATTCTTCGGCCGAAACCAGAGTCTGTTCACCAGTCTCCATATTCTTGAGTGTCACCTTATTTTCGTTCATTTCATTCTCTCCTACAAGAGCTACAAACGGAATATTTTTGGCATTGGCATAGCCCATCTGTTTCTTCATTTTAGATGAATCCGGGAAGATTTCCGCACGAATACCTTCTGCACGTACTTTGGCAAGTACATTCAAGGAAAAAGCTGCTTCTTTCTCACCAAAGTTGATAAATAGAAGTTGTGTACCGTTTACAGCTTCTTTAGGATAAAGATCAAGCTGGTTCAGCACATCAAAGATACGATCCGCACCAAAGGAGATGCCTACACCGGAAACTCCTGCCATACCGAATACACCGGTAAGATTATCATAGCGACCACCGCCTGTAATACTACCGATTTGTACATCCAATGCTTTCACTTCAAAAATGGCACCGGTATAGTAATTCAACCCACGGGCAAGTGTCAAATCAAGTTCCAATTCATTCTTCAGACCGAAAGCCGATAGAGTTTTCAAGATAAATTCGCTTTCTTCCACTCCTTTCTGACCTGTTTCACTTCCGGAAAGTACTTCTTTCAGGGTAGCCAGTTTCTCCT encodes the following:
- a CDS encoding glycoside hydrolase family 9 protein, producing the protein MKSNHWLLTVALTFIVLQVKADAWIRINQLGYLPQAVKVAVFMSEEPADIQEYALVDAFTGQTVRTFTSTKATGKMGLMKSTYRLNFSDFNQPGTYYLKAGKAVSPNFPINNHVYNGTADFLLNYMRQQRCGYNPFLKDSCHVHDGYILYHPTKTGQHIDVRGGWHDATDYLQYTTTSANTIYQMMFAYQENPEAFGDFYDAAGLPGANGIPDIVDEIKWGLDWLNRMNPAPGELYNQIADDRDHAGMRLPNKDEVDYGYGPGKGRPVYFCSGEPQVRGQFMNATTGVASTAGKFASCFALGARLLKDFYPEFAAEIGAKADAAYQEGVKKPGACQTASVKSPYIYEEDNWVDDMELGAMELFKSTGDLKYLEQAVEYGRREPVTPWMGADSARHYQWYPFMNMGHYHLATVNNDRLSKEFIRNMRAGIVRTYEKAVESPFMHGIPYTWCSNNLTTAMLTQCRLYRETTGDDSYKEMEAAMLDWLFGCNPWGTSMIVELPLYGDYPSQPHSSLLNAGVGNTTGGVVDGPVYRTIFESLRGVNMTGIPGTPGQDYERFQPDLMVYHDAIHDYSTNEPTMDGTACLTYYLSAMQKEGMKQAGIQSDKNVYVNGGIIRTDPSKKQITLVFTAADKADGADAIISTLKKHGIKGGFFFTGEFYELYPDVVKRLRAEGHLVGSHSYGHLLYMPWENRDSLLVTREEFEQDMLKSYEGLLKAGIEYKDAPVYIPPYEYYNKEIAAWAKNMGIQLINYTPGTMSNADYTTPDMGAKYRSSKFIYDKIMEVEKKEGLNGHLMLIHFGTDDRRTDKFYNGYLDKMIKTLKRKGYTFVPVLEATGI
- a CDS encoding threonine aldolase family protein, whose translation is MRSFASDNNSGVHPLVMEALNRANQNHAVGYGDDPWTKEAVRKIKETFSPDCEPLFVFNGTGSNAVALQLATRPYNLILCAETAHIYVDECGAPARMTGCQIRPIATPDGKLTPELIRPYLKNFGEQHHSQPGAIYISQCSELGTVYTPEELKALTTLAHEYGMYVHMDGARLANACVALNLSFKELTVDCGIDILSFGGTKNGLMLGESVIIFNPDLKKEALYVRKQSAQLASKLRYLSCQFTAYLTDDLWKKNAAHANAMARKLYEGLQTLPDVQFTQKMESNQLFLTMPRPVIDRLMKSYFFYFWNEAENEIRFVTSFDTTEEDILSLLQAVKDSF
- a CDS encoding winged helix-turn-helix domain-containing protein, which gives rise to MNKSDIGLNAGKIWRLLSNYAKWDYGTLKRKSGLKDKELGAALGWLACEDKIVLHQEDGELYIFLGVNVYIG
- the groL gene encoding chaperonin GroEL (60 kDa chaperone family; promotes refolding of misfolded polypeptides especially under stressful conditions; forms two stacked rings of heptamers to form a barrel-shaped 14mer; ends can be capped by GroES; misfolded proteins enter the barrel where they are refolded when GroES binds), with the translated sequence MAKEILFNIDARDQLKKGIDTLANAVKVTLGPKGRNVIIEKKFGAPHITKDGVTVAKEVELSDAYQNTGAQLVKEVASKTGDDAGDGTTTATVLAQAIVAEGLKNVTAGASPMDIKRGIDKAVAKVVDSIKSQAEKVGDNYDKIEQVASVSANNDPVIGKLIADAMRKVSKDGVITIEEAKGTDTTIGVVEGMQFDRGYLSAYFVTNTEKMECEMEKPYILIYDKKISNLKDFLPILEPAVQTGRPLLVIAEDVDSEALTTLVVNRLRSQLKICAVKAPGFGDRRKEMLEDIAVLTGGVVISEEKGLKLEQATIEMLGTADKITVSKDNTTIVNGAGDKQNIKERCEQIKAQIAATKSDYDKEKLQERLAKLSGGVAVLYVGAASEVEMKEKKDRVDDALRATRAAIEEGIVPGGGVAYIRALDALEGFKGDNIDETTGVDIIKRAIEEPLRQIVANAGKEGAVVVQKVREGKGDYGYNARTDVYENLHAAGVVDPAKVARVALENAASIAGMFLTTECVIVEKKEDKPEMPMGAPGMGGMGGMM
- a CDS encoding co-chaperone GroES; its protein translation is MNIKPLADRVLILPAPAEEKTIGGIIIPDTAKEKPLKGEVVAVGHGTKDEEMVLKVGDTVLYGKYAGTELEVEGTKYLIMRQSDVLAVLG
- a CDS encoding bile acid:sodium symporter family protein, which gives rise to MNAVWIVLPILTLLMFELGLTLEIKDFKLFRQRPYPVFAGLIGQIVLLPILAFALGYLFHLEPLFFIGLVLIACSPGGSSSNIFSMIAKGDVALSVSLTALSSIITLFTIPVIMEFATQIAGDNSGITIHLPIGSLIIQNLLLMLLPIAIGVLTKHFCPKAAERIHKVLSKIAFPALILLATVFFIQHHETIAAQIGRLGLCITLMILLAMGGGYLISRSMKLNRKEQRTLIIEIGMQNAAQSIAIASSPFIFNNDIIAIPAIIYALMMNIILLVYVGIVKRK